AACCTTCAGTCACTTCCCTGCATCAGCTCTGACCCTCATCAATAAGCTACTTGCAATAGAACCTGAGAGACGTGGCTCAGCTGCTTCTGCCTTGAGGAGCGAAGTAATATATATTGATACTAACTTAAAACTTTCTCATGATCATTTACTAACCTTCTTCTCTGCAGTTCTTCACCACGGAGCCACTCCCTGCTGATCCATCAAACTTACCTAGATACCAACCAAGCAAGGAACTTGACGCTAAGCTTCGCAATGAAGAAGCAAGAAAGTAAGGGATCTTCACTTCACTATTCCTTCGCTCTTAAGAGGGTTTTCTTAGTAAACGTTTGGTTTCAGACTAAGGGCAGAGGATAAAAAGAGAAGAAGGGGAGAGACTGTGACTAGTGGACAACCAAGAGATGTTAAAACTGCTCAGACACCTGAGCTAACGGCCGCAGGGCAGTCCAAGGTCACGTGCATAAGTCATAAGTTTAAAACAGACGAGGAAGGTGGAACCGGGTTTAGGATTGAACCACCTAGAAGAGGGGGGTCTCAGCAGAATGGCCACGCTCAGGCTTCTTCAGTGGTTCACCCGAGTGTTGCTGATACAGAATGGAACAGAGGAGGAAGCATCAGAAGGCAAACTAATGCAGAGCTGAAGTCTAGGATCGTACAAACAGGAAACTTGTCTGGTGATTCTTGTAGAGGAGGTTCCAACAGAGATTACTCAGCCGTAAGAAGCCTCAATTTTTCCTTTGTAATTATTATGTGTGCCTAAAAGGCCTTTTTGGTATGTAACTGTTTGAGTTGTTATGTGGCGTGTCAGGGAAACGCGCCGATGAAAAACAGAATCGTTTACTCAGGACCGTTGATGCCTCCTGGTGGAAATATTGAAGAGATGCTCAAAGAGCATGAGAAGCAGATCCAACATGCTGTCCGCAAAGCCCGTGTCGAAAAGTATGGGTAAAATAAGAACCAAGCATTAGCAAGGTAGCAGCAGCAactaaaagagagagagagatatgaacaagaagaagaagaaatttaaaCAACAATAGCACATGTTTTGAGGATTCCTCAAGCCACAGAAACTCATAAGCGTTTTTGTTCTTGCCCCTTTTTGTGCGTGAAGCCAGGGATTGATGCAATGTATATAGTCAATTTTTGTTTCTTAGGCCAACAAGATTGACCACACTATAATGTTGTACAGACACCAGAAGGTCTATATTCTCAGTTGAGTCAAGCAAACATGTGTGTTACAACCCATGTCCTCATCACAGATTCACAACCCAACCAGTGTATTCATTTTGTAGAACTATCCATCTCGGTTTAGTTACTAGCTAGGGTATGTTGATGGCTCTTTCAGAGACCTACAATTACTATCCGAAATATACGAGTTGGATAGCCTGGGTATTCGAATTGAATGTAACTAAATTAATGTTGAAATATGCAAATTTAGTGTGCAAATCTcttatttatttctctttttacaaagtaaaaattaaaacgTAAAGTATAAGTTTATAAATTCAATGCATAtttatttcacaaaattttctcataatataaGATTTATAGACTTTTCCCTGCTAAAACCGGTGGCCTGCACTTGCAgatttttagtattttgctttctttttctttctttctgtgAAGTCTATAGATTTTTTTACTGCAGTTAAGAGTCGAAATGGCTGTGTAGAATTCAAAGCTTTTGGTTTTGGATTGTAATAAAACTTCTGAATAATGAGATTTAGCTATTCCTTTTCGCTTTTGAGTTTACATCAAATGTGTATTCACCAACCTTAAAAACGTAACAGGCCACGGTTTCACAGTTAATGCACTGAAAGAGGCAAAACGATTTAACTaagtttttttatatcaaaGAAACTCAAAAACGTTACAAGAACAAACTACAAAGACTggcgtcaaaaaaaaaaggaacaaactACAAAGACTTGAATAAGAAGATGGTGGTCTCTAATTGAGACTAGCCAGTTCCTGAATATTGATAGGAAACGCAACAGTGCGGTCACCAGCAAACGCTTTCTTAGCCATAATGAGATTAACTTTCTCCGTGGGATGAAAAGCGTCCCAAAACAGATACTGATCTCTGTTAGGGCAAGGCGTTTCAAAGGGAAGACAAGTGATCTGTCCTCTGTTCCGTCCTATCCCACAACATCCCTTGTCCAAAGTGGTAAACCCTACAAAACCAACACAAGATACTATAATAGCCATTGAGATTAAAAGTTGGTCTAACATTTGTTAATTACCATAGACGGCTTGGTTAGTGGTGATGTCTTGGACCATATTAGCAGTATCGAGGTAAATGAATTTAGCATCAGGGAGATTCTGGTTGAGATTAGTGATCATTGTCTTGACGTTTGTGTTGAAAGGAAGAACAAGTTGGTTAACTTCTTCCGAGCATTTACCGTCGGTTCCTTGAGCTAGAATGCTCGGAATGCATCCCATTCTGCCAAGTCCGGACACTATAAATTTCCTACCACCTAGATTATACAATCTCTGCATTACCAACAAAAACAAGAACACGTTTATGATTACATTTTAGCTTCTTGTTTAGTTAGTActattaattgttttttcatGTATTACGGTGAGTTGATTGGTGTATTGCTGAACCAAGAGGTCACCGAATTGTTGAGCGTTGTATTGGTTGCGGGTAGGGAAGTTGGGCATCAAGTAATTGTTGAGATAGTCGTTGCTTCCCATTCCAATGAAGAACAAGCTTCTAGCCACCGAGTCTGCAATGGTCACTGCACCACCGTAATTACTAGCCACCTGATCTAACGTTGTCTCAAAGTTATGAATCTGCTGGTCGAACGGTATTCGCCCCATCTGACCATCAGATAATAAATTCATTAAAGGTTTTCAaggtttattattttatcaaaaaatgcTCAAGTTAGCGCTTTGAAGTGATTTTGAAATTTGCATTTCATATTCTTttgatgaaatatataaataaaatcattactTTTAATCATTTCACTAAATGACCATTTTGTGTATACAagtacttttaaaaaaatatgtatacaaGGTGTGCAGGAGATGTTAATAATTCCTTCAAAAACACAAACGAATCATTTGGGGCGGGGTAATATATTagtttcaaatctttttttttgttcaacgtTTTTTAGAAGTTCATActagaaatttataaatatatttgaaaatcatGCAAGCATATACTATGTGTATTTGTTCGAAAATGTATAAACAAAAGCCTTTCTATGAAACACTTCTATAGAGTAAAGAATAAAAGTACTATATAATTTGGATaactaacatatttattttctagcTCTTTCATCATAAAGTAAAAAAGTTACATGCAACTTACAAAGTTTCCTCCGGTGTCAGGAAGAATTCCAGCTGCTGCGGAAGCGTAGTTGACACCACGAAGCACTTGATCTCCGGTTGCATCCGAGTACGCCGGAACCAGTGGCAGCCCCAATAGTTGCGctatatgaaatattataagtGGATGCATGCATCAAACTACTTACTCGATCTGCCATCAAACTCTAGGCGGAAAATAATACTTAATATATTTGCTTGCAAACATGCAGATATGCAGGAAATAACGTACCAATACCATCGACCATGGTCAAGCCATTGCAGAACCTACCGGTCGGACCGCCATTGAAATCGATGCCATAAGGGAAGTAGTTAGCTTTAGCAAAAGAAGGGATGTTATTATTGTTCCCATTGTCTATGAGAGAGTCACCAAAGATAAACAGTGCCGGCACACTGCCGTCTTGTTCAAACAATGTAGGCGGAGGAGCAACAACCGGGTCCTTAACCACAACTAATGGTGGCGGTGGAGCAGAAACAGGGTCCTCGACCACAACAAGTTGGCTGGATACGCCATGCAGGAGTTGGAGAACCAACGCCAGAAGAGCTGAGGACAAGCAAAGTCGCCGGAAGTGGAAAGCCATATTGTGAAGTTGTTTGAGCTTGAAAGTTAAAATTTTCGGGTTGATTCTGGGGTGAGGGGAATAGAATTTGAGAGGTTTATAGGGGGGTGGGGGAAGGGGTTTGGTGAAGAGCAGTAAATGAGTGTATCTATCTGTCATCTACCACACAGTGATAACAGCCACTCACGAACTATAATCACAATATGTGAGTTATGGTATATATGTATCTGTTTCTTCATGCATCTCTATAGAATCATTTTATtatctgtatatatatttaactaacaCAATAAGACGCATTTGAATCGATCAAAAGTGATACATGTATGCAGTGGCGGCGGTAGAAACAAAATCTACTTGGGgccaaaacatataaaaatattggaAGATTCATAATTATCAAGTGGATCAAACCATTCAAACTGAGCTAATTAATCAAAGTGTATTCTAGTTACATGCTTATAttgaataaaaatttgaaattgataAGGGTCAGTTGACCCATATGCCTCTTCATTTACTCCGTCAATGCTAGGAGTGGGCATTTTATTGATACACGAACCCATATCTGAACCCGATTCAAataacccgaaccaaaatttgaAATAGCTATCCGAacggatattaatttaaagGAGATTGGATATCCAAATCCGAACAGATATATCCGAATCTGAATGGATAATCGAAGATAACtaaacatatgtatatttatccttatatttttagtttatatctctcattttatttaaaatatttatattaatattacacatattttaagatcatataatatacatataactaTAGATAAAATGATTTGATACTCGCTAAATATACATGCCAGGCTTTCTGCTTCATGtattaaaaaaacttacatcTAAATTCTAAAAAGAATAACCAAAttaatgtctatttatttttgaaatttatttccaaatctattaatcattcaatctattaaaaatttaaaaaccagttaatcaaaaactaaaatttttaaataaaaaaaactaaaaatgatttttttcaaaatctaaatatttgaaCCCGACTTGAAATAAACGAAtgcgaactaaaaatacccttgTGGGTTCTATATCATATACCGAAATatccaaaaatctaaaatatccgATCTGACCCCAAGCGGGTATCCAAATATCCACTCTTAAGCAATGCATGTAAGAAGAAACAATACATGTAATAATCTAAAATAGTAAAATGTATTGTTTCGTCTTAatacaagtatatatatatatagtagtctCTTCTGTTTcataaagataaatattttagacgaataatattttaagagatatatttttattttcaatatatatttatcagcTTATAATGATTAAttgtaaacttttaaaatattaatttatttactaaattattattGATTTCAAGTTGTAGAAAATAGATAATCATAAAAGATATGCATTTAATATTACTCcctatgtttcaaaaaaaagtctGGTTTgaagaaaattgtttttatagttTGAATGCAATTTTATTAAGTAATAATTGTAGATGGTAAACTTTGAAGAAACTGATTGTGATTATTGTATTGTGATTGGTTAACAATTATTAGAAATAGttaatcacaaaataatatatttataatgaaattttttaaaaaattaatgtatgtcaaatattataaaacatgtaacattttgaaattgaaagattatgttttgttaatatgtgtaaaaattaaaaataaatgaatatatatagaGTATATACTTCATTCGTTTCGATTTAGTTGTCGTTCTAGAGAAAAATTTCCGTTTAAAATAAGTGTTTTTTgtaatttcaatgcaaaatttattgattttatattataatttattttttattggttggaATGTTATTaagtgtattggtaatgatattttatcaagtaaatataaaaaaattaagagttttttaatttatatgtccAAATTTAAAAcgataattaaaatgaaaagaaataagTACTTATGAAGAAGCATTTTAAttaattgaaaacaaaaataaataaataaataaaaggggAAAACAAAAAGTGGAAGGTTACATTTACTATCGTCGATATTCTAAACGACGTTTACGCTTTCAAGGTCAGACAATCGTGAAGACCACTTATGTCGAAGAAGAGCagaaaaaacatcaaataagTCTCTTCTATTTCAAATGGTGTAATTAATGGTGGTTGTAGGTTTTAGCGTTTATTTACTTTCGGGTTGACTTTGTGTTTTGGCTTCTTGATTGTGTATAGTCCCTCTTCTTTGCTATAAATGCTAGTCCAATCGTATGCTAGACTTGATTTGTTTCAGATTTCATGACAGTATAACCTTTCAAAAATGTTATTCTCTCCCTTTCAGAAAGATATACTCCATCggtttcaaaaagataaatatttagaatttttacgcttttaataaaacatattactctctccgtttcttaaagagtgtcgttgtgacatttttcacacagattaagaaagttgttgaaatatatgtaagttgtaattaattatacctctttgaccaatagtattttagataaataaaattatttataaaatcaatacagtttgcaattaatttcagctgaaagttagtataatttacattggaattgtaaagtgacactctttttgtaacaagaaaatgagctcagagtgacacttattatgaaacagagggagtaaaatTTAGGTATAAATGCATcgttttctgtaattttatatttcctatacttttaaaccaataagatttAACAAATTACAATCAATATTTTTGAACTTCacaaattttcattattagttgacaaaaattgtattgaaaatactccctctgtttttaaagatccatgttctaggaaaaaaatttgttttaaaaagatatattttttactttttcaatgtattatttaatgaaaatctgttaacttcaagaaaattaattgtgtttattggattttattggttaaagattatggaaattgttattcacaaaatcaatgcatttttaatgtgatttcttaatatatgtgaaaagtctagaatatgtatctttaaaaaacagagggagtataaaacatctatttttttgaaacaattttttctcTAGAACATCTATCtttaggaacggagggagtatgttctagaaaaaaaattgtttcaaaaagatatattttctatttttaaagcatattttgtcaactaataataaaaaattgtgtgtttcaaaaatattaattgcatttcttgaaattctattggtttaaaaatatagaaaatataaaattacaaaaaactatgcattaataactaagttttaatatgttttcttaataagtgtgaaaattctaaaacatgcatcttaaaaaacagagggagtaaataattttctaatttcttttttcctttatcATTTTCCGAGGTTACATTTTTCTTCATGGATAACAATGTAAATAATACTTcttctgtttcaaaataatacatattttagaatttttatacttattaagaaaatacattaaaacttagttattaatgcatagttttttgtaattttatatttcatatattttaaaaccaataagatttataaaatgcaattaatgttttggAAAACcataatttttcattattaatagacaaaaaatatattgaaaatataaaaaatacatctttttaaaacaatttttttttctacatgCACTTTTTAAAACGGAGAGAATACATTGAAACAAAAAGGCACCGAAACAGTGAAACAAAAAGGCACCGAAACAGTGAAACAAAAGAAGCTAGGTATCTTCAACACAACGATAGTCCACAAATTCAATCATACACAGAAATTAGAAAGTCATTAAGTACACACCATACTTGTAGTCATTGTATTTCTTTTTGTAGTCATTGTAGTGCTCACACCAACAAAAGTAGAAATAggagaaaacaaaacacacagaAATTTTCAAGAGCGTAGCATGTTCCACATGCTTTATTATAATTATGTGTGATTTAACAACACTGATTATACTTACCAAGATCATTTGATATCATAGGACTAGTCTTCAAATACCGTATATATGATCTAGAACTGAAATATTTCACTTGCCATTGTTAGCGGATAAGAATAGTTAGTCTCCACAGTTGTGAAGTTAGCATCTAATACGCTATTGTTGTTCTCCTCTATCTGGATCAATTCACcaacacaacaacaaaacaaatcatTAGGGTAAAACAGTATAAATGTCGTCGGAACAGTGTTACTAAGTACATTTAGATATACTTCCGCTATATATCAATTTCATAAAATGTTTGCGCCAAAGTTTACCAAAAGATAAGATTTCATGAGATATTGTCTGTTAAGAATGTTATAGTCATTTGGTTTTACCTTTTCGAGGAGGTACTTATTAGCATTTTTGAGGACCCCTTCCTTCATAATACCAAAAACAAAACCGTTATACAATAATGTTAATAAGTACCAATAagtatatttaacattttaccaaaaaaaaataccaataaGTAAAACCGTTGTACAATAAAGCTAAATatacaatgattttttttttgatcagcGATCAAAGATATTTATGTGCTTACCGAGTTCCTTAAGGACTGAATTTCTTGAAGCATAATCTCCATCTACAAATTTTACATAtaagttttgatatttagaGATAAAATCACATAAACTTTTATAGTCATCAGTATTTTACTTTGACTTTCCAAACCTAtgcatgaatatatatatatatatgaatgcatGTATACCTTAGCAGAGCGAATATGGGAAATCCAATACTCAAGATGCTTCTCAAGCAAAAGAAGTTCTGGAAGATTCATCGTcccgtctcctcctccaaaCATATACCTGAAAAtccattttattatatttgctTGTGTATGTATTCATAGCCCCTTATAAACAACTTAGTAAGGAAATAGCTAGTGTGTGTGTACCTTATTCCTTTCTGAAGCATATCAATCTCTTGCTTAAGCTCATTGACCTGACCTTTTGGATCCTAGAAAATCAACTTCCGTTTCAAACGTGcataatatttgtaaataatattgtaAACCGAATGGGACTTTTATGTAGCTGTTGAGTTCCATTTGGTGACACTAAAATGCCCGtacataaa
The sequence above is drawn from the Raphanus sativus cultivar WK10039 chromosome 7, ASM80110v3, whole genome shotgun sequence genome and encodes:
- the LOC108816182 gene encoding agamous-like MADS-box protein AGL12; translated protein: MARGKIQLKRIENPVHRQVTFCKRRTGLLKKAKELSVLCDAEIGVMIFSSQGKLFELATKGTMEGMIDKYMKCTNGGRGSSSATFTAQEQLQPPNLDPKGQVNELKQEIDMLQKGIRYMFGGGDGTMNLPELLLLEKHLEYWISHIRSAKMEIMLQEIQSLRNSEGVLKNANKYLLEKIEENNNSVLDANFTTVETNYSYPLTMASEIFQF
- the LOC108816455 gene encoding GDSL esterase/lipase At1g71691-like; the protein is MTDRYTHLLLFTKPLPPPPYKPLKFYSPHPRINPKILTFKLKQLHNMAFHFRRLCLSSALLALVLQLLHGVSSQLVVVEDPVSAPPPPLVVVKDPVVAPPPTLFEQDGSVPALFIFGDSLIDNGNNNNIPSFAKANYFPYGIDFNGGPTGRFCNGLTMVDGIAQLLGLPLVPAYSDATGDQVLRGVNYASAAAGILPDTGGNFMGRIPFDQQIHNFETTLDQVASNYGGAVTIADSVARSLFFIGMGSNDYLNNYLMPNFPTRNQYNAQQFGDLLVQQYTNQLTRLYNLGGRKFIVSGLGRMGCIPSILAQGTDGKCSEEVNQLVLPFNTNVKTMITNLNQNLPDAKFIYLDTANMVQDITTNQAVYGFTTLDKGCCGIGRNRGQITCLPFETPCPNRDQYLFWDAFHPTEKVNLIMAKKAFAGDRTVAFPINIQELASLN